Proteins co-encoded in one Pieris napi chromosome 10, ilPieNapi1.2, whole genome shotgun sequence genomic window:
- the LOC125052928 gene encoding uncharacterized protein LOC125052928, with the protein MDVEAKIKEDMKALGCTSEQKISLALYLYVTLVDDRLMYDTEYCYNTDIDTLYIVARPNKLHKVNIYVPIPSNFDLSFDYIGKLQENLCTVETGPSINLAIFEEDFTMNIYTFTKNLEPRQSDEKATQLKLKEERRTFINGELKKHKESILNDALNGGFVDDDDCEIVG; encoded by the coding sequence ATGGATGTGGAagctaaaataaaagaagacaTGAAAGCCCTTGGCTGCACTAGTGAACAAAAAATCTCTCTAGCACTTTATTTATACGTAACTTTAGTGGATGATCGACTTATGTACGATACCGAATATTGTTACAATACAGACATAGATACGCTTTACATTGTTGCGAGGCCAAATAAATTGCATAAAGTGAATATATATGTACCAATTCCATCAAATTTTGACCTATCATTTGATTACATAGGTAAGCTACAAGAAAACTTATGTACCGTGGAGACAGGCCCTTCTATAAACCTTGCTATCTTTGAAGAGGACTTTACCATGAATATTTAcacatttacaaaaaatttggAACCTCGTCAAAGCGACGAAAAAGCAACACAGTTGAAATTGAAAGAGGAGCGACGCACCTTTATTAATGGCGAATTAAAGAAACACAaagaaagtattttaaatgatgCGCTTAATGGTGGCTttgttgatgatgatgattgtGAAATTGTAGGCTGA